Proteins found in one bacterium genomic segment:
- a CDS encoding DUF488 domain-containing protein — protein sequence MSTSKMGWRQRIPGHRKPFFRKVEGIMPEPGKRTKQTIYTLGHSDLTFETFLARLRKSTIQILADIRTIPKSKYVPQFDQAALKERLPSFGITYHHLKEVGGKGRKPLRRSPNKGLPKAWQAYADYMQSEEFERGLMQLLALVSIGTVVLLCSEKQWDKCHRKLLADALLVRGYTVVHLDAEGNRVRHTLTPGMEIKKNKITYPAMGEQLTLF from the coding sequence GTGTCTACATCCAAAATGGGTTGGCGGCAGCGCATACCGGGTCATCGGAAACCATTTTTCAGAAAAGTAGAGGGGATTATGCCGGAACCGGGGAAACGAACCAAACAAACCATTTATACCCTGGGTCATTCAGACCTTACCTTTGAAACGTTCTTGGCGCGATTGCGTAAGTCGACGATTCAAATTCTTGCTGATATTCGCACAATTCCAAAATCAAAATATGTTCCTCAATTTGACCAAGCGGCCTTAAAGGAACGCTTGCCGTCCTTTGGCATTACCTATCACCATTTGAAGGAAGTGGGCGGGAAAGGCCGGAAACCTTTGCGGCGGTCTCCCAATAAAGGACTTCCCAAAGCCTGGCAGGCTTATGCTGATTACATGCAGTCCGAGGAATTTGAACGCGGACTGATGCAATTGTTGGCGCTGGTTTCCATTGGGACGGTGGTGCTACTTTGTTCGGAAAAGCAATGGGACAAATGTCATCGCAAACTATTGGCGGATGCTTTGCTGGTGCGGGGATATACAGTTGTCCATCTGGATGCCGAGGGGAATCGCGTACGCCATACCTTGACCCCGGGTATGGAAATTAAAAAAAATAAAATTACTTACCCGGCCATGGGAGAACAACTAACCTTGTTTTAA
- the mgtE gene encoding magnesium transporter: protein MQPLELDHKKITQIKKELSRLLDRGQAREAKRMVAGLHPVDAARVTALLADGERLALFQTLNSDIAADIVERMSENEQVDVVSSLNPEVASDIIEQMDSDDAADVLGDLPKEKTDAILAAMPRTRATKTRQLIAYDEDSAGGIMATEYVALKDSLTVSQAVKLLREKYSRHGDERATYVYTVTLKGELSGVLQMRDLVTRQPNQIIQDIKIHDVACLHVDSSKYETAQMFRRNRYLALPVVDGTQRLVGVITADDVVDLIQEITTEEMMKMQGVSADETRSMPVMSMVKRRVSWLSINIFLNMIAASVIVLYTDTIKAVIALAVFLPIISDMSGVSGMQAVAVSIRDLALGKTSPKELWKVLWKESRIGFLNGLILGTEIGFVAYLWKGMPLLGVVVAVSLWLNTILSVCLGSILPLILKRFNFDPAIASGPLLTTVTDLMGFLIVLSTATIMLPYLT from the coding sequence ATGCAACCACTGGAACTGGATCACAAAAAAATTACGCAGATAAAAAAAGAGCTGTCCCGACTGTTGGACAGGGGACAGGCGCGTGAGGCCAAGCGCATGGTGGCGGGGCTTCATCCGGTTGATGCCGCCCGTGTGACCGCATTGCTGGCAGACGGGGAACGGCTGGCTTTGTTTCAGACGCTTAACAGCGATATCGCCGCTGATATTGTGGAACGGATGAGCGAGAACGAGCAGGTGGATGTGGTGAGTTCGCTGAATCCGGAGGTGGCTTCGGATATTATTGAACAAATGGATTCAGATGATGCGGCGGATGTTTTGGGCGACCTGCCCAAAGAAAAAACCGATGCTATTTTAGCCGCCATGCCCCGGACACGCGCCACCAAGACCCGTCAATTGATCGCCTATGACGAAGACAGCGCCGGCGGCATCATGGCCACCGAATATGTGGCATTGAAAGACTCTCTCACCGTGAGCCAGGCAGTGAAGCTCTTGCGGGAAAAATATTCCCGCCATGGAGATGAGCGGGCAACCTACGTGTATACAGTCACTCTGAAAGGGGAATTGAGCGGGGTGCTGCAAATGCGTGACTTGGTCACCCGGCAGCCCAATCAGATTATCCAAGATATTAAAATTCATGATGTCGCGTGTCTGCATGTTGATTCAAGCAAATATGAGACAGCCCAGATGTTCCGGCGTAACCGCTATTTGGCACTGCCGGTGGTGGATGGGACACAACGCCTGGTGGGTGTGATTACTGCGGATGATGTGGTTGATTTGATACAAGAGATCACGACTGAAGAGATGATGAAAATGCAGGGGGTTTCCGCAGATGAGACGCGCTCCATGCCTGTGATGTCAATGGTGAAACGGAGAGTCTCCTGGCTTTCAATCAATATTTTTTTAAATATGATTGCAGCGTCCGTGATTGTTTTATATACGGATACCATTAAAGCGGTGATTGCATTGGCGGTGTTTCTTCCTATTATTTCAGATATGAGCGGGGTCTCCGGGATGCAGGCGGTTGCCGTCTCTATCCGGGATCTGGCATTGGGAAAGACCAGTCCGAAGGAACTATGGAAGGTCCTGTGGAAGGAATCAAGGATCGGTTTTTTAAACGGCCTTATCTTGGGAACTGAGATTGGTTTTGTGGCGTATTTGTGGAAAGGTATGCCGCTTTTGGGTGTGGTGGTGGCGGTTAGTTTATGGCTGAATACTATTTTATCCGTTTGTTTAGGAAGTATTTTACCGTTGATCCTGAAACGTTTCAATTTTGATCCTGCCATTGCTTCCGGTCCTTTATTAACCACGGTGACAGATTTGATGGGTTTCTTAATTGTACTTTCCACGGCAACCATCATGCTTCCTTATCTTACGTAG
- a CDS encoding DoxX family membrane protein, with protein sequence MMNKRVRSVLHVLISLGLGAVFIYSGSLKILDPTGFAQAIANYKILPDSFIHVTALYLPWLEVLCGLSILIPRWQKAAILLISSMALVFMLAVTSAMLRGLDISCGCFGQGSAAVGIHTLLIDTVVLSTCFLLVLLRKKSI encoded by the coding sequence ATGATGAATAAGCGTGTCAGGTCTGTTCTGCACGTGCTCATATCATTGGGGCTTGGGGCGGTGTTTATTTATTCCGGCAGCTTAAAAATACTTGATCCAACCGGATTTGCCCAGGCCATTGCCAATTACAAAATCCTGCCGGACAGTTTTATTCATGTCACGGCCCTTTACCTGCCTTGGTTGGAAGTGCTGTGCGGGTTGAGCATCCTGATTCCGCGCTGGCAAAAAGCCGCCATCCTCCTCATCAGCAGCATGGCTTTGGTTTTCATGCTTGCCGTAACATCTGCCATGCTGCGCGGTCTGGATATTTCATGCGGGTGTTTTGGCCAGGGAAGCGCAGCAGTTGGCATCCACACCCTTTTGATTGATACTGTAGTATTATCCACTTGTTTTCTGCTGGTGCTCCTCCGGAAAAAATCCATCTAA
- a CDS encoding DUF2378 family protein produces MDHYRGVGIVFLRNFIKAHGSTIEEKFIQGLNEEQNSIFLDASNNNWVPVPATEKLFEQAARLLYPGDQNAYRHLGRERAKENFSGIYKSLLKITTIAFIIKRAAKVWEASYEKGHARVEKNKDENRAIFIVEDYPEFSPVMMEVGCGYIEGVVGLSSAENIQVNKDVSDPQAWKWHITWD; encoded by the coding sequence GTGGACCATTACCGTGGTGTGGGAATTGTGTTTTTGAGAAATTTTATTAAAGCACATGGAAGCACCATTGAGGAAAAATTTATTCAGGGATTGAATGAGGAACAAAACAGTATTTTTTTAGATGCTTCCAATAATAACTGGGTCCCGGTCCCGGCCACGGAGAAATTGTTTGAGCAGGCGGCACGACTGCTTTACCCCGGAGATCAAAATGCTTACCGTCATTTGGGACGCGAAAGAGCAAAAGAGAATTTTTCCGGGATATATAAGTCCCTGCTCAAAATTACAACCATTGCCTTTATCATAAAACGGGCAGCCAAGGTCTGGGAGGCTTCCTATGAAAAAGGCCATGCCAGAGTGGAAAAGAATAAAGATGAAAACCGGGCAATTTTTATTGTCGAGGATTATCCTGAATTTTCTCCGGTGATGATGGAGGTTGGGTGTGGTTATATCGAGGGGGTTGTTGGGTTGAGCAGTGCGGAAAATATACAGGTTAACAAAGACGTGAGTGATCCTCAGGCCTGGAAGTGGCATATTACATGGGACTAA
- a CDS encoding rhodanese-like domain-containing protein, with amino-acid sequence MINSLKRFSTTVRSELFKIIVLVGLAGVLAVTANALRTDRLAWFGYQTVARTNPAILTVADVVHAYYADNAYLVDVRASDAFYKAHLAASIHLPSNDFQTNFEMVFEKLPAEGMLILYGDDHDLEAPEKVRQLLLARGFRAEDVAVFEAGWEALSKQKEISVISGADDE; translated from the coding sequence ATGATCAACAGCCTCAAACGTTTTTCAACCACAGTGCGATCGGAATTGTTTAAAATAATTGTGCTGGTTGGGTTGGCGGGTGTACTGGCGGTTACGGCCAATGCTTTACGGACGGACCGGTTGGCCTGGTTTGGATATCAAACAGTTGCACGTACAAATCCGGCAATACTGACGGTCGCGGATGTGGTGCATGCCTACTATGCGGACAATGCTTATCTGGTTGATGTTCGCGCTTCAGATGCTTTTTATAAAGCGCACCTTGCTGCGTCGATTCATTTACCATCCAATGATTTTCAAACAAATTTTGAAATGGTTTTTGAAAAATTACCTGCCGAAGGGATGCTTATTCTCTATGGCGATGATCATGATTTGGAGGCCCCGGAAAAAGTGAGGCAGTTGTTGCTGGCACGCGGATTCCGGGCTGAAGATGTTGCGGTTTTTGAAGCCGGTTGGGAAGCATTGTCAAAACAGAAGGAAATTTCTGTTATCTCAGGAGCGGATGATGAATAA
- a CDS encoding RNA polymerase sigma factor: MRTWESYSDQELIEHYQHGITEAGAEIYTRYHPRVVKLCTRCLKSRDDGEDAAQEVFFKAIMQEKILTYRGEAQLWSWIRKIAVNECMAIYRKKKRTREIKFLNDEQFDWLDQCIPCDQPDPEQVFFKCEKTDQLLAMVGQLPEKYHAVIKTSCLEEHSYKETARVLGIPVRIVGVHLHRAKKILAKLFEENVNHSRQTLQVNMKQPGNLTYRIAW, translated from the coding sequence ATGCGTACATGGGAATCTTATTCAGATCAAGAGCTTATTGAGCACTATCAGCACGGGATCACAGAAGCAGGAGCGGAAATTTATACCCGCTATCATCCGCGAGTCGTAAAACTCTGCACCCGGTGTTTGAAATCACGTGATGACGGTGAGGATGCAGCTCAGGAAGTTTTTTTTAAAGCCATTATGCAAGAAAAGATACTTACCTACCGTGGGGAAGCGCAGTTATGGTCCTGGATCAGGAAAATCGCAGTGAATGAATGTATGGCGATATACCGTAAAAAGAAACGAACCCGTGAAATAAAATTTTTAAATGATGAACAATTTGACTGGTTGGATCAATGCATCCCCTGTGATCAACCGGATCCAGAGCAAGTTTTTTTCAAGTGTGAAAAAACCGATCAATTACTTGCCATGGTTGGGCAACTACCGGAAAAATATCATGCTGTCATCAAAACGTCCTGTCTGGAAGAACATTCTTATAAAGAGACCGCCAGGGTACTGGGTATTCCGGTCAGGATCGTCGGGGTACATTTACATCGCGCAAAAAAAATACTGGCAAAATTGTTTGAAGAAAACGTTAATCACTCCCGGCAGACATTGCAGGTGAACATGAAGCAACCCGGGAACTTGACATACCGGATTGCCTGGTAG
- a CDS encoding phosphatase PAP2 family protein: MRLKKLLHPEIWVPMIILGVLTIPFLVTDLDLTLQKLFYQSGWFLGDKQPWAFLYKGGTFPGLLLSGGALVVLIGAWLWPRFLNWRRSAALIVLTLLLGPGLLVNALGKEYWGRPRPRDVVEFNGSRAFQRVSQPGVPGRGKSFPCGHASVGFLLVSLYFIAQRKKVRMTWLGVGLGYGMMMGIGRMTQGAHFASDILWSGGLTYLSAAMLHHVLLPLSPSLLAAPDPNTPPGKRKALAWTLLGVSLSLLTVFFMLATPYYKTWTGTATPMEGLTSLRLFLPGGKEEIRIIQIQQPAPIKIKAELSGFGFPDLDLKGAILTDRAGTTLNARLDLHFNRLTTERTGRISISVRQNLRLSIFSDQADGDIRINETIQKSRLGEIKILSNKGGILLAAREGSRISGPIQTLSKKGDIRIILEEIADPGASVWEIGNDRGMVFLEAKQKNAPKQKLKIRCWSRFGDVAFTGTISPACGLNLVWNEGDGRSGLSAKGAWKQDGNRVFGPLGMAKPHFEIFLATSSSLIGMELHQGEGAPLVALPTPTAKPTRWADEHEAFSEIMLAPTPTPEPPAWINTELVDISNENYFKPRSPLETTPSPETSP; this comes from the coding sequence ATGCGCTTAAAAAAACTGCTCCATCCGGAAATTTGGGTCCCCATGATTATCCTTGGGGTGCTGACAATTCCGTTTCTCGTAACTGATCTTGATCTGACACTGCAGAAGCTTTTTTATCAATCCGGTTGGTTTCTGGGCGACAAACAGCCCTGGGCATTTTTATACAAGGGCGGCACGTTTCCCGGGCTGCTGCTTTCCGGCGGTGCGCTCGTTGTCCTGATCGGCGCCTGGCTTTGGCCCCGGTTTTTAAATTGGCGGCGCAGCGCAGCTTTAATTGTGCTCACCTTACTGCTGGGACCGGGTCTGCTGGTCAACGCACTGGGCAAAGAATATTGGGGACGCCCCCGTCCGCGCGACGTGGTTGAATTCAACGGTTCACGAGCTTTCCAGCGCGTCTCTCAGCCCGGTGTTCCCGGGAGGGGTAAATCTTTTCCCTGCGGACATGCATCGGTTGGATTTCTTCTTGTCTCGCTTTACTTTATCGCCCAAAGAAAAAAGGTCCGTATGACCTGGCTGGGTGTCGGTCTGGGTTACGGTATGATGATGGGTATCGGACGGATGACGCAAGGCGCACATTTTGCTTCTGATATTTTATGGTCAGGCGGTCTTACCTATTTAAGCGCCGCCATGCTGCATCACGTCCTGCTCCCGCTCTCACCCTCGCTTTTAGCTGCGCCTGATCCAAATACCCCTCCCGGAAAAAGAAAAGCTCTGGCCTGGACTCTCCTGGGTGTTTCACTCTCGCTGTTAACCGTGTTTTTTATGCTGGCAACACCCTATTATAAAACCTGGACCGGCACAGCAACACCCATGGAAGGCTTAACCTCGCTCCGCCTCTTTTTGCCGGGAGGCAAAGAAGAAATCCGTATTATTCAAATCCAACAGCCGGCGCCCATCAAGATCAAGGCTGAATTAAGCGGATTCGGATTTCCTGATCTGGATCTCAAAGGCGCAATCCTGACAGACCGTGCGGGTACAACCTTGAATGCCCGGCTCGATCTGCATTTTAACCGTCTGACCACAGAACGGACCGGCAGGATCTCCATTTCCGTACGCCAGAATCTTAGGCTCTCTATTTTCAGCGATCAAGCTGACGGGGATATCCGCATCAATGAAACGATCCAAAAGTCACGCTTGGGCGAGATTAAAATTCTCTCAAATAAAGGCGGCATCCTTTTGGCTGCCCGGGAGGGTTCCCGGATTTCCGGTCCCATCCAAACACTCTCTAAAAAAGGCGATATCCGCATTATTCTGGAAGAAATCGCTGATCCGGGTGCCTCTGTTTGGGAAATTGGAAATGACCGGGGAATGGTTTTTCTTGAAGCAAAACAAAAAAACGCGCCGAAGCAAAAACTAAAAATACGGTGCTGGTCTCGTTTCGGTGATGTGGCCTTTACAGGCACCATCAGCCCGGCGTGCGGTCTCAATCTTGTCTGGAATGAAGGCGACGGCCGTTCAGGATTAAGTGCCAAAGGCGCCTGGAAGCAAGACGGCAACCGGGTTTTCGGCCCGCTGGGTATGGCGAAACCGCATTTTGAAATATTTTTGGCAACCTCCAGCAGTCTAATCGGTATGGAGCTGCATCAAGGCGAGGGTGCGCCCTTGGTTGCTTTGCCTACGCCGACTGCCAAACCGACGCGCTGGGCTGATGAACATGAGGCTTTTTCGGAAATCATGCTGGCACCCACCCCGACACCCGAACCGCCGGCATGGATCAATACGGAATTGGTTGACATCTCAAATGAAAACTATTTTAAACCGCGCTCCCCTTTGGAAACCACCCCGTCGCCTGAAACATCGCCGTAA
- a CDS encoding DUF1573 domain-containing protein, with product MRKISSNRIYRILLIGWLTGMVCPAASADDALPFFLKQPLFEFGDVQAGAVIDHVFEIENQSRRTIVVTKVKPACGCTTMGQWDETIAPGQTGKVPVKLDTAYMHGKLNKSIYIYLAASPSAPLVAQMVGSVFLAIAVRPAQLRFLPVRDRKSLQILKVRLTSNLEKPLHVALAQKGQGIFRTKLKTVRKGKEFELTVKTRPDLKFGWNKEALYLTTNISEQPRIEIPVYCYVHKPLECRPGVLTLPPGKLRHDIQKRVVVLNNIPGKFKDPKIVSSLPAVAIRWEATQREKEYRLFVRFPQGMILENAGQAVITIEFQQRDGSLYTMELPIEQIQGQR from the coding sequence ATGCGAAAAATAAGCAGCAATCGGATTTACCGTATACTTTTGATCGGGTGGCTGACAGGGATGGTTTGTCCGGCAGCTTCTGCCGATGATGCGCTGCCGTTTTTTTTAAAACAGCCGCTTTTTGAGTTTGGAGATGTTCAAGCCGGTGCGGTCATAGATCATGTTTTTGAAATTGAAAATCAATCCCGCCGGACGATCGTTGTTACGAAAGTAAAACCTGCTTGTGGGTGTACCACAATGGGTCAATGGGATGAAACTATTGCGCCGGGGCAAACCGGGAAGGTGCCGGTCAAGCTGGATACTGCGTATATGCACGGCAAACTCAATAAATCCATTTACATCTATCTGGCAGCGTCTCCGTCCGCCCCCCTGGTTGCCCAAATGGTAGGGTCGGTTTTTCTGGCCATTGCTGTCCGACCGGCGCAACTGCGGTTTTTGCCGGTGCGGGATAGAAAAAGTTTACAGATACTGAAGGTGCGCTTGACATCCAATCTGGAAAAACCGCTGCACGTGGCATTGGCGCAAAAAGGGCAGGGAATATTCCGGACAAAATTGAAAACGGTTCGGAAGGGCAAGGAATTTGAACTGACGGTTAAAACCAGACCTGATTTAAAGTTTGGTTGGAATAAGGAAGCGCTCTATTTGACAACCAATATTTCGGAACAGCCGCGTATAGAGATTCCGGTGTATTGTTATGTGCACAAACCGCTGGAGTGCAGACCGGGTGTGCTGACCTTGCCGCCGGGTAAGTTGAGGCATGATATTCAAAAAAGGGTTGTGGTATTAAATAATATACCCGGGAAATTTAAAGATCCCAAAATAGTTTCTTCGCTGCCGGCGGTTGCCATTCGCTGGGAAGCCACTCAACGGGAAAAAGAATACCGGCTCTTTGTCCGGTTCCCGCAAGGGATGATTCTGGAAAACGCAGGCCAAGCAGTCATTACGATAGAATTTCAACAGCGGGACGGGAGCTTGTATACCATGGAACTGCCAATAGAACAAATTCAGGGACAACGATGA
- a CDS encoding cation diffusion facilitator family transporter translates to MNDELKIHKITLAGLVVNLVLALVKALVGMVSGSIALIADAIHSLSDLATDGVVFIGVKFGAKPADDTHPYGHGKIETMAALVIAGILVSAGAAIAWKAGQAFIAASSVTISWAVLATAGLSVGLKEWLFRKTLKVARQTHSSALKANAWHHRTDALSSLVVFIGAVAVMCWAGLMGTKWPVFLWGSWWRMPV, encoded by the coding sequence ATGAATGATGAATTGAAAATCCACAAAATAACCCTGGCAGGATTGGTGGTGAACCTTGTCCTGGCCCTGGTGAAGGCCCTGGTGGGGATGGTATCCGGCTCGATTGCTTTGATCGCGGATGCCATTCATTCGCTCTCCGATCTTGCCACAGATGGCGTTGTATTCATCGGGGTTAAATTTGGCGCCAAACCTGCGGATGACACCCACCCTTATGGACATGGTAAAATTGAGACCATGGCGGCCCTGGTGATTGCCGGGATATTGGTAAGCGCCGGTGCTGCGATTGCCTGGAAAGCCGGGCAGGCATTTATTGCTGCTTCGAGTGTGACGATTTCCTGGGCGGTTTTGGCAACTGCGGGGTTGTCTGTGGGTCTCAAAGAATGGCTTTTTAGGAAGACGCTCAAAGTCGCCCGGCAGACGCATAGCTCGGCATTGAAGGCCAATGCCTGGCATCACCGTACCGATGCCTTGTCATCCTTGGTGGTATTCATCGGTGCGGTCGCGGTGATGTGCTGGGCTGGCCTTATGGGGACCAAGTGGCCGGTATTTTTGTGGGGTTCATGGTGGCGTATGCCGGTTTGA
- a CDS encoding HesA/MoeB/ThiF family protein — translation MHTLSDKPARYLRQIALDEIGEAGQARLAKQSVLIIGAGGLGSASIYYLAAAGIGTLGLVDPDQVEMSNLNRQILHATRDIGRRKVDSAVEKVRRLNPEITLKTYPQKADAKTLVTLIADYDFIIDATDNFTARYLISDTCVKARKAFSHAGVSGFCGQTFTYVPGKAAGCYRCLFFDRPSEEVLPDKAAGGILGAVAGTLGTIQATEAVKFLTTAGDLLVNRLWVYDGKRMTVRLIAFKKRDACSVCSSVDV, via the coding sequence ATGCACACATTGTCGGATAAGCCGGCGCGGTATTTGCGTCAAATTGCACTTGATGAAATCGGGGAGGCAGGCCAGGCCCGTCTGGCGAAGCAATCGGTCTTGATTATCGGCGCCGGGGGGTTGGGTTCTGCAAGTATTTACTATTTGGCGGCAGCCGGCATCGGTACCCTGGGATTGGTTGACCCGGACCAGGTAGAGATGTCGAATCTTAACCGTCAGATTCTGCATGCGACCCGGGATATCGGCAGACGGAAAGTGGATTCAGCAGTTGAAAAGGTCCGGCGATTGAATCCGGAGATCACGCTGAAGACCTACCCGCAAAAAGCGGATGCCAAGACGTTGGTCACACTGATTGCGGACTATGATTTTATCATTGATGCCACGGATAATTTTACAGCCAGATATTTGATTTCAGATACCTGTGTGAAAGCCCGCAAGGCATTCAGTCATGCGGGTGTTTCGGGATTTTGTGGACAGACATTTACCTATGTCCCGGGAAAAGCCGCCGGGTGTTATCGCTGTCTTTTTTTTGATCGACCGTCCGAGGAGGTGTTGCCGGATAAGGCGGCCGGGGGTATCCTGGGTGCGGTTGCCGGGACCTTGGGAACCATTCAGGCAACCGAGGCGGTGAAATTTCTCACTACTGCCGGAGACCTGTTGGTGAATCGCTTATGGGTCTATGACGGGAAGCGGATGACGGTTCGTTTGATTGCTTTTAAAAAGCGTGATGCCTGTTCGGTTTGTTCCTCGGTGGATGTTTAA